In Mongoliitalea daihaiensis, one DNA window encodes the following:
- a CDS encoding M20 family metallo-hydrolase — translation MILVKDLSSLYLHQVELLQSLIATPSFSKEEFLTAEIIQSFFESKGLKIERSGNNIWVKNLFFDSKKPSVLLNSHHDTVKPNAGYTRPPFNPSIEDGKLFGLGSNDAGGPLVALIGAFLWFYPQKNLPFNLIIAATAEEEISGKNGIESILPFLPAFELAIVGEPTLMQAAVAEKGLLVIDCVVKGKAGHAAREEGENALYKALDDLVTIKNYKFNKISSFLGPSKVSATIINAGNQHNVVPDECTFTLDVRVTDAYTLNEVVEELAQVIQAEMFPRSMRLNSSKLSETHHAFKTLEALGIQTYGSPTLSDQALIPYPSFKMGPGDSARSHIADEFIYLQEIQDGIQGYIQFLTHYIKTTHETLAKR, via the coding sequence ATGATTCTAGTCAAGGATTTATCATCCTTATATCTGCACCAAGTTGAACTATTACAATCTTTAATAGCTACGCCCTCTTTCAGCAAAGAGGAGTTTCTAACAGCTGAAATTATTCAATCCTTTTTTGAATCAAAAGGTCTTAAGATTGAACGTTCAGGTAATAATATCTGGGTTAAAAACCTATTTTTTGATTCCAAGAAGCCTTCTGTCCTTTTGAATTCACATCATGATACAGTTAAACCTAATGCTGGATACACTCGCCCCCCATTCAATCCAAGTATTGAAGATGGGAAACTATTTGGCTTGGGCAGTAACGATGCCGGAGGACCTTTGGTAGCTTTGATAGGTGCTTTTTTGTGGTTTTACCCACAAAAAAACCTTCCATTCAACCTCATTATAGCTGCTACAGCAGAAGAGGAAATTTCAGGAAAAAACGGTATTGAGTCTATTCTTCCCTTCCTACCTGCTTTTGAATTAGCAATTGTGGGAGAACCAACCCTAATGCAAGCTGCTGTGGCAGAGAAAGGGCTTTTGGTAATAGATTGCGTAGTAAAAGGAAAAGCTGGACATGCGGCTCGAGAAGAAGGGGAAAATGCCCTCTACAAAGCATTGGATGATTTGGTGACAATTAAAAATTACAAATTTAATAAAATTTCATCCTTTCTAGGTCCATCAAAAGTATCTGCAACAATCATTAATGCTGGTAATCAGCACAATGTTGTCCCCGATGAATGTACATTCACGTTGGATGTTCGGGTGACGGATGCCTATACCTTGAATGAAGTAGTCGAAGAACTAGCTCAAGTTATCCAAGCGGAGATGTTCCCTCGTTCCATGCGATTAAATTCCTCTAAGCTATCAGAAACGCATCATGCCTTCAAAACGCTAGAAGCTTTAGGGATTCAAACCTATGGGAGCCCTACCCTATCCGATCAAGCCTTAATCCCATATCCTTCCTTCAAAATGGGTCCTGGAGATTCTGCCCGTTCACATATAGCGGATGAATTTATTTATTTACAAGAGATTCAAGATGGAATTCAGGGATATATTCAATTCTTAACGCATTATATAAAAACTACCCATGAAACTTTGGCAAAAAGATAA
- the argB gene encoding acetylglutamate kinase produces MHINVIKIGGNVIDYPQKLEEFLFLFSRFPGKKILVHGGGIMATKFGESMGVMPKMVDGRRITDADTLDIVTMVYAGLINKQIVAKLQGLNQNALGLSGADGNSILSKKREVKTIDYGFVGDVININTQLIETLLDEQITPVFSAITHDKHGQLLNTNADSIASELATSLSKNHKVNLYFCFNKPGVLIDEHNDNSIIPLINEEIYGELKKEQLIHSGMIPKLENAFAALNKGVNHVWIGKAENLLLASKGKLSGTIIEKHKYDLY; encoded by the coding sequence ATGCATATCAACGTCATTAAAATCGGAGGAAATGTTATAGACTACCCTCAGAAATTAGAAGAGTTCTTATTTCTTTTTTCCAGATTCCCAGGAAAGAAAATATTAGTCCACGGAGGTGGCATCATGGCCACCAAATTTGGTGAATCCATGGGAGTTATGCCTAAAATGGTAGACGGTCGTAGAATCACAGATGCTGATACACTTGATATTGTTACGATGGTTTATGCCGGTTTGATCAACAAACAAATTGTGGCCAAACTGCAAGGACTGAATCAAAATGCGTTAGGTTTATCTGGAGCTGACGGAAACAGTATTTTATCCAAGAAAAGAGAGGTTAAAACGATCGATTACGGATTTGTAGGGGATGTTATCAATATCAATACCCAATTGATCGAAACCCTCTTAGATGAGCAGATAACCCCTGTTTTTTCGGCCATCACCCATGACAAGCATGGACAACTACTCAATACGAATGCCGATAGCATTGCTTCCGAATTGGCTACTTCTCTTTCTAAAAACCATAAAGTCAATCTTTATTTTTGCTTTAATAAGCCTGGGGTATTGATTGATGAGCATAATGATAATTCGATTATTCCTCTTATCAATGAAGAGATTTACGGAGAGTTGAAAAAAGAACAGTTGATTCACTCTGGTATGATTCCAAAATTAGAAAATGCATTCGCTGCATTAAACAAAGGGGTCAACCATGTTTGGATTGGCAAGGCTGAAAACCTTTTGTTAGCTTCCAAAGGTAAACTTTCAGGTACCATCATAGAAAAACATAAGTACGACCTTTACTAA
- a CDS encoding Rossmann-fold NAD(P)-binding domain-containing protein, which produces MKHFTKFESLELSQTLIESALAYKGSPFVDQQKGRNKRIGCIFLNPSLRTRASTQIAALNLGMEPIVMNMDKEGWALEMREGAVMNKGTVEHIKDAAAVLGSYFDILAVRAFPSLTNKNEDIEDFVFNQFIKYSGKPVISLESAIRHPLQSLADMVTIQELWKENRKPKVVLTWAPHIKAIPHAVANSFAEWAIGNEYDVTIANPIGYDLDPAFTKGAHITHNQEEALVDADFVYVKNWSAFNDYGKIHSTDSAWMLTENHFAAAPTAKVMHCLPVRRNLELSDEILDGNRSLVQLQATNRIYAAQAVISHLLG; this is translated from the coding sequence ATGAAACATTTTACGAAATTCGAATCCTTAGAATTATCCCAAACCCTTATCGAATCTGCTTTGGCGTACAAAGGAAGTCCATTTGTTGATCAACAGAAGGGACGGAACAAAAGGATTGGATGCATTTTTTTAAACCCTTCACTCCGAACAAGGGCAAGTACACAAATTGCAGCTTTGAATTTGGGAATGGAACCCATCGTCATGAATATGGACAAAGAAGGATGGGCCTTAGAAATGCGAGAAGGAGCAGTTATGAATAAAGGTACTGTAGAACATATCAAAGATGCCGCTGCTGTTTTGGGTTCCTACTTTGACATCTTAGCTGTTCGCGCTTTCCCTTCCTTGACCAATAAAAATGAAGATATTGAAGACTTTGTTTTCAATCAGTTTATCAAGTACTCAGGTAAACCTGTAATCAGTTTGGAATCAGCTATAAGACATCCTCTTCAGAGCTTAGCAGACATGGTTACCATACAAGAGCTTTGGAAAGAAAATCGCAAACCCAAAGTTGTATTGACTTGGGCACCACACATCAAAGCGATTCCCCATGCAGTAGCCAATTCATTTGCAGAGTGGGCTATTGGAAATGAATATGATGTAACCATAGCCAATCCCATTGGATATGACTTAGATCCTGCATTCACGAAAGGAGCCCATATTACTCACAATCAAGAGGAAGCATTGGTAGATGCTGATTTTGTATATGTAAAAAACTGGTCTGCATTTAATGATTATGGAAAAATCCATAGTACGGATAGTGCTTGGATGCTTACAGAAAACCACTTTGCCGCAGCTCCTACTGCAAAAGTAATGCATTGCTTACCTGTGCGCAGAAATTTAGAGCTATCAGATGAGATTTTAGATGGAAACAGAAGCCTAGTTCAACTACAAGCGACGAATAGAATCTATGCTGCGCAGGCAGTAATCAGTCATTTACTTGGCTAA
- a CDS encoding aspartate aminotransferase family protein — MKTFDVYPLINVTPVKAIGASIWDTEGTEYLDLYGGHAVISIGHSHPHFNQRIKAQLDQIAFYSNSIHIPIQKQLAQKLGEISGCENYELFLCNSGAEANENALKLASFSTGKPGFISFKGAFHGRTAGAVVLTDNPKIIAPSNQRNDVYILPWGDLEAVETQLSQGNIAGIIIEGIQGVGGIHVPQANTLIQLASLAKKYGAKLILDEVQSGYGRTGRFFAFQWAEGLEPDLITVAKGMGNGFPIGGVLIHPSIKSSFGLLGTTFGGNHLACAAGLAVLEVIENENLITTAETLGNRLIPILEAISGVIEVRGKGLMIGIDLDREAGPVRTELVHAYQMFTGSAASKNTIRLLPPLTIEEDSLLKFAKNLSKILN; from the coding sequence ATGAAAACATTTGATGTGTACCCTTTAATCAATGTGACACCAGTCAAAGCGATTGGTGCGAGCATTTGGGATACGGAGGGAACGGAATATTTGGACTTGTATGGAGGTCATGCAGTGATTTCTATAGGGCACAGCCATCCTCATTTCAACCAAAGGATCAAGGCCCAATTAGATCAGATTGCCTTTTATTCCAATTCCATCCATATCCCTATACAAAAACAATTGGCGCAAAAGCTTGGGGAAATTTCGGGTTGCGAAAACTACGAACTTTTCCTTTGCAACTCTGGGGCAGAAGCCAATGAAAATGCTTTAAAGTTAGCGTCTTTTAGTACAGGAAAACCTGGATTTATTTCATTTAAAGGTGCTTTTCACGGTAGAACTGCTGGAGCAGTAGTCCTTACCGACAACCCTAAAATCATTGCACCATCCAACCAACGTAACGATGTATATATCTTACCTTGGGGAGATTTGGAAGCCGTAGAAACTCAATTATCCCAAGGCAACATTGCTGGAATTATCATCGAGGGAATTCAAGGTGTAGGAGGAATCCATGTTCCCCAAGCTAATACCTTGATACAATTAGCGAGCTTAGCAAAGAAATACGGTGCAAAACTTATCTTAGACGAGGTGCAATCAGGCTATGGAAGAACCGGACGGTTTTTTGCCTTTCAGTGGGCTGAGGGACTTGAACCTGATTTAATTACTGTAGCCAAGGGTATGGGAAATGGTTTTCCCATTGGAGGAGTGTTGATTCATCCATCGATCAAGTCTTCTTTCGGACTCTTAGGAACAACATTTGGAGGCAATCACTTGGCATGTGCGGCTGGTTTAGCTGTATTAGAGGTAATTGAAAATGAAAACCTTATTACTACCGCTGAGACACTTGGCAATAGGCTTATCCCGATCTTGGAAGCTATATCAGGGGTGATAGAGGTTCGTGGAAAAGGCTTGATGATAGGTATAGACCTGGATAGGGAAGCTGGACCCGTCAGAACAGAATTGGTACATGCCTATCAGATGTTTACGGGAAGTGCAGCGAGCAAAAACACCATTCGTCTTTTGCCACCATTAACTATTGAAGAAGACTCATTATTAAAATTTGCTAAAAACCTATCGAAAATTTTGAATTAA